The Naumovozyma dairenensis CBS 421 chromosome 1, complete genome genome includes a region encoding these proteins:
- the NOP1 gene encoding rRNA methyltransferase NOP1 (similar to Saccharomyces cerevisiae NOP1 (YDL014W); ancestral locus Anc_3.185), with translation MSFRPGSRGGSRGGSRGGFSRGGARGGSRGGFSRGGGRGGSRGGFSRGGGRGGPRGGARGGRGGPRGGAAGGNRGGAKVIIEPHKHAGVYIARGKEDLLVTKNMAPGESVYGEKRISVEEPSKEDGVPPTKTEYRVWNPFRSKLAAGIMGGLDELFIAPGKKVLYLGAASGTSVSHVSDVVGPEGVVYAVEFSHRPGRELISMAKKRPNVIPIIEDARHPQKYRMLVGMVDCVFADVAQPDQARIIALNSHMFLKDQGGVVISIKANCIDSTVDAETVFAREVQKLREERIKPLEQLTLEPYERDHCIVVGRYMRSGLKK, from the coding sequence GCTAGAGGTGGCTCCCGTGGTGGATTCTCTAGAGGTGGTGGTCGTGGTGGTTCCCGTGGTGGGTTTTCCAGAGGTGGTGGCCGTGGTGGTCCACGTGGAGGTGCCCGTGGTGGTCGTGGTGGCCCAAGAGGTGGTGCTGCCGGTGGTAACAGAGGTGGTGCTAAAGTTATCATTGAACCTCACAAACATGCCGGTGTCTACATTGCTAGAGGTAAAGAAGATCTTTTAGTTACTAAGAATATGGCTCCAGGTGAATCTGTTTACGGTGAAAAGAGAATCTCCGTCGAAGAACCTTCCAAGGAAGATGGTGTCCCACCAACCAAGACTGAATACCGTGTTTGGAATCCATTTAGATCTAAATTGGCTGCCGGTATTATGGGTGGTttagatgaattatttattgcACCAGGTAAGAAAGTTTTGTATTTAGGTGCTGCCTCAGGTACCTCCGTCTCTCATGTCTCTGATGTTGTTGGACCAGAAGGTGTTGTCTACGCAGTTGAATTCTCTCACAGACCTGGTAGAGAATTGATCTCTATGGCTAAGAAGAGACCAAATGTTATCCCAATCATTGAAGATGCTAGACATCCacaaaaatatagaatGCTTGTCGGTATGGTTGATTGTGTGTTTGCCGATGTTGCTCAACCAGATCAAGCTCGTATCATTGCATTGAATTCTCATATGTTCTTAAAGGACCAAGGTGGTGTTGTTATTTCCATCAAAGCTAACTGTATTGATTCTACTGTCGATGCTGAAACCGTTTTCGCCAGAGAAGTTCAAAAATTACGTGAAGAACGTATCAAACCTCTAGAACAATTGACTTTGGAACCTTATGAAAGAGATCATtgtattgttgttggtaGATACATGAGAAGTGGATTGAAGAAATAG